In one window of Kitasatospora sp. MMS16-BH015 DNA:
- a CDS encoding amino acid ABC transporter ATP-binding protein — protein MSDERPADIPASAAFAPVSLATRDLHLSLGGNPVLRGVDLDVPRGETLCVIGPSGSGKSTLLRTINRLLEPDRGDVLLDGESVLHRDPDLLRRQVGMVFQQFNLFPHMSVLHNLTLPLRKLRGLSREEAEEAAHHQLDQVGLRHKAGERPGRLSGGQQQRVAIARALVMAPQVILFDEATSALDPELVKGVLTLMADLGRAGMTMVVVTHEMGFAREVADRVAFMDRGAVVESGAPDSLFGAPQSPRLRQFLSDVL, from the coding sequence ATGTCTGACGAACGACCCGCCGACATCCCCGCGAGCGCAGCGTTCGCCCCGGTAAGCCTGGCGACCCGCGATCTCCACCTGTCCCTGGGCGGCAACCCGGTGCTGCGCGGGGTGGACCTCGATGTCCCACGGGGCGAAACCCTCTGCGTGATCGGGCCTTCCGGCTCCGGAAAGTCGACGCTGCTGCGAACGATCAACCGGCTCCTCGAGCCCGACCGCGGTGACGTGCTGCTGGACGGTGAGAGCGTGCTGCACCGCGATCCCGACCTCTTGCGCCGGCAGGTCGGGATGGTCTTCCAGCAGTTCAACCTCTTCCCGCACATGAGCGTCCTGCACAATCTCACGCTGCCGCTGCGTAAACTGCGTGGGCTCTCCCGCGAGGAGGCGGAGGAGGCCGCCCACCACCAGCTCGACCAGGTCGGGCTGCGGCACAAGGCCGGCGAACGGCCGGGACGGCTCTCCGGCGGGCAGCAGCAGCGGGTGGCCATCGCCCGCGCGTTGGTGATGGCACCTCAGGTCATACTCTTCGACGAAGCGACCTCCGCACTCGACCCGGAACTGGTCAAGGGCGTGCTGACCCTGATGGCCGACCTGGGCCGGGCAGGCATGACCATGGTGGTGGTCACCCACGAGATGGGCTTCGCTCGCGAGGTCGCCGACCGCGTCGCCTTCATGGACCGCGGAGCCGTCGTCGAGTCCGGCGCGCCCGACAGCCTCTTCGGCGCTCCGCAGAGCCCGCGGCTGCGGCAGTTCCTCTCGGACGTGCTCTGA